The following coding sequences are from one Luteimonas sp. S4-F44 window:
- a CDS encoding alpha-glucosidase family protein, translating to MSDRRWWRGAVIYQIYPRSFMDSDGDGVGDLPGIIDRLAHVASLGVDAIWISPFFRSPMADYGYDIADQCDVDPMFGTLADFDALLAKAHALGLKVMIDQVFSHTSDAHAWFEESRQSRDNPKADWYVWADAKPDGTPPNNWLSIFGGPAWRWDPRRCQYYLHNFLSSQPDLNFHNPDVQQATLDYVKFWLDRGVDGFRLDSINFCFHDAQLRDNPAKPEALRVGRGFAPDNPYAFQYHWYNNTQPENIGFLERLRALMDGYADVAALGEISAEDSLATTAEYTSAGRLHMGYSFELLVDDFSAGYIRDTVERLEAAMTDGWPCWAISNHDVQRAVTRWGGTQPSDDFARQLVGLVCALRGSVCLYQGEELGLPEAEVPFEQLRDPYGIAFWPNFKGRDGCRTPMPWTDEAGAGFTTGQPWLPIPDAHRARSVEAQSRDDGSVLAGVRRFLHWRRAQPALVVGTQRFVDAPEPVLAFVRGDGDDRVLAVFNLSGQALDWTLPTALARLRVLDGHGLLPGVLDGDRVRLPPHAALFAAVD from the coding sequence ATGAGCGACAGGAGGTGGTGGCGGGGCGCGGTGATCTACCAGATCTACCCGCGCAGCTTCATGGACAGCGACGGCGACGGCGTGGGCGACCTGCCCGGCATCATCGACCGGCTGGCGCATGTCGCTAGCCTGGGCGTGGATGCGATCTGGATCTCGCCGTTCTTCCGCTCGCCGATGGCCGACTACGGCTACGACATCGCCGACCAGTGCGACGTCGATCCGATGTTCGGCACCCTGGCCGACTTCGATGCGTTGCTGGCCAAGGCGCACGCGCTGGGCCTGAAGGTGATGATCGACCAGGTCTTCAGCCACACCTCCGATGCGCATGCCTGGTTCGAGGAGAGCCGGCAATCGCGCGACAACCCCAAGGCCGACTGGTACGTCTGGGCCGATGCCAAGCCCGATGGCACGCCGCCCAACAATTGGCTGTCGATCTTCGGCGGCCCGGCCTGGCGTTGGGACCCGCGGCGCTGCCAGTACTACCTGCACAACTTCCTGTCGAGCCAGCCCGACCTGAACTTCCACAACCCGGACGTGCAGCAGGCCACGCTGGACTATGTGAAGTTCTGGCTCGATCGCGGCGTCGACGGCTTCCGGCTGGATTCGATCAACTTCTGCTTCCACGACGCGCAGTTGCGCGACAACCCCGCCAAGCCCGAGGCGCTGCGCGTGGGCCGAGGCTTTGCGCCCGACAACCCGTACGCCTTCCAGTACCACTGGTACAACAACACCCAGCCGGAGAACATCGGCTTTCTCGAGCGGCTGCGTGCACTGATGGACGGCTACGCGGATGTCGCCGCGCTGGGCGAGATCTCGGCTGAGGATTCGCTGGCGACCACCGCCGAGTACACCAGCGCCGGCCGCCTGCACATGGGTTACAGCTTCGAGCTGCTGGTCGACGATTTCAGCGCCGGCTACATCCGCGACACCGTCGAACGCCTGGAAGCGGCGATGACCGACGGCTGGCCATGCTGGGCGATCTCCAACCACGATGTCCAGCGCGCAGTCACGCGCTGGGGCGGTACACAACCCAGCGACGATTTCGCCCGGCAGCTGGTCGGCCTGGTCTGCGCGCTGCGCGGTTCGGTCTGTCTGTATCAGGGCGAGGAACTGGGTCTGCCCGAGGCCGAGGTGCCGTTCGAGCAACTGCGCGACCCCTACGGCATCGCGTTCTGGCCCAACTTCAAGGGCCGCGACGGCTGCCGCACGCCGATGCCTTGGACCGACGAGGCCGGCGCCGGCTTCACCACCGGTCAGCCGTGGCTGCCGATCCCCGACGCGCATCGCGCGCGCAGTGTCGAGGCGCAGTCGCGCGACGACGGCTCGGTGCTCGCCGGCGTGCGCCGCTTCCTGCACTGGCGGCGCGCGCAACCGGCGCTGGTCGTCGGCACGCAGCGCTTCGTCGATGCGCCCGAGCCGGTGCTGGCCTTCGTGCGCGGCGACGGCGACGACCGCGTGCTGGCGGTGTTCAATCTGTCGGGACAGGCACTCGACTGGACGCTGCCCACGGCACTCGCACGCCTGCGCGTGCTCGACGGCCACGGCCTGTTGCCCGGCGTCCTCGATGGTGACCGCGTCCGCCTGCCGCCACACGCGGCGCTGTTCGCTGCGGTGGACTGA
- a CDS encoding alpha-1,6-glucosidase domain-containing protein — MRLSRTARYGTLAAGLLACGGALAAPGALADCDAPDVARTLHPVQAGALPDHARAHWLDRHLLRWPGTAAAAGTRFRLYHAADATLIVRPGARVQGDDGALELVVRAAQVPAALRDRFGFVGEGVTLETDADDATLSTLHRSQLLLVHEDAHGRVLAATAIQHAGALDDLYAAATTLPALGASPDNAGTAFRLWAPTAQSVALCLYDAADAPAAAVRTLERDAATGSWSTVVPGDLSGQSYLWLVDVFVPGTGVVRNRVTDPYSVALTADSRRSVVFDLDAPALKPEGWDAHAAPALRTAADQVVYELHVRDFSRDDASVPAAQRGRYTAFAQADSHGVRHLRRLRAAGVTDVHLLPVFDLATVPEVGCVTPDVPDAAPDSAAQQAAVMAVAAQDCFNWGYDPLHFNAPEGSFASDATDPAARIVEFRQMVQALHALDLRVGMDVVYNHTSAWGQDPHSVLDRIVPGYYHRYDADGRVAHSTCCANTATEHAMMAKLMIDSAELWVRHYRIDSFRFDLMGHQPRAAMVALQARVDAAAGRPVQLLGEGWNFGEVADGARFVQASQRSLGGTGIGSFSDRARDAVRGGAPSDSGAALHAHRGWIHGHADAALLRRQAELVRVGLAGTLRDYRLPDGRTLAQIDYAGQPAGFATQPTEVVNYVENHDNQTLFDINVFRLPADADADARVNAQVLAIATTAFSQGIAYLHAGVELLRSKSLDRNSFDSGDWFNRIDWTGATHGFGTGLPPAPDNSANWSLMRPLLADAMRIRPDQRDVLRTRDMSLDLLRIRASTPLFRLPDAAQVQARLRFPGADADPELVAGHLDGRGLADAGFADVLYAINVADEARTLDAPELAGRAWTLHPVHRAPEAADPRPRDAARIDAARGRFTVPPRTALVFVVPTDA, encoded by the coding sequence GTGCGCCTGTCGCGCACCGCGCGGTACGGAACGCTTGCCGCCGGTCTGCTGGCCTGCGGCGGTGCCCTCGCCGCTCCCGGCGCACTGGCCGACTGCGACGCGCCCGACGTCGCGCGCACGCTGCACCCCGTCCAGGCCGGCGCGCTGCCCGATCACGCCCGCGCCCACTGGCTCGATCGCCATCTGTTGCGCTGGCCGGGCACCGCGGCCGCAGCCGGAACCCGCTTCCGTCTGTATCACGCCGCCGACGCCACGTTGATCGTCCGACCGGGCGCGCGCGTGCAAGGCGACGATGGCGCACTTGAGCTCGTCGTGCGCGCAGCTCAGGTGCCCGCGGCGCTGCGCGATCGCTTTGGCTTCGTCGGCGAGGGCGTCACTCTGGAAACCGACGCGGACGACGCGACGCTGTCGACGCTGCATCGCAGCCAGTTGCTGCTGGTGCACGAAGACGCGCACGGCCGCGTTCTCGCCGCGACCGCAATCCAGCATGCCGGCGCCCTCGACGACCTCTACGCCGCAGCAACCACGCTGCCGGCGCTCGGCGCATCGCCCGACAACGCAGGAACCGCGTTCCGGCTGTGGGCGCCCACGGCGCAGTCGGTCGCGCTGTGCCTCTACGACGCTGCCGACGCACCGGCCGCCGCGGTCCGCACGCTCGAGCGCGACGCCGCGACCGGCAGTTGGTCGACCGTGGTCCCCGGCGACCTGTCGGGCCAGTCCTATCTGTGGCTGGTCGACGTGTTCGTGCCGGGCACCGGTGTCGTCCGCAACCGCGTCACCGACCCTTACTCCGTCGCGCTGACCGCCGACTCGCGGCGCAGCGTCGTGTTCGACCTGGACGCACCCGCGCTCAAGCCCGAGGGCTGGGACGCGCACGCCGCGCCCGCGCTCCGCACCGCGGCCGACCAGGTGGTCTACGAGCTGCACGTGCGCGACTTCTCGCGCGACGACGCCAGCGTACCGGCAGCCCAGCGCGGCCGCTATACCGCCTTCGCACAGGCTGACTCGCACGGCGTGCGCCATCTGCGCCGGCTGCGCGCGGCCGGCGTGACCGACGTGCACCTGCTGCCCGTGTTCGATCTGGCCACGGTGCCGGAGGTCGGCTGCGTCACGCCCGATGTGCCCGATGCGGCGCCCGACAGCGCTGCGCAACAGGCCGCGGTCATGGCGGTCGCGGCGCAGGACTGCTTCAACTGGGGCTACGATCCACTGCACTTCAACGCGCCCGAGGGCAGCTTCGCCAGCGACGCGACGGACCCGGCCGCGCGCATCGTCGAGTTCCGGCAGATGGTGCAGGCGTTGCACGCGCTCGATCTGCGCGTGGGCATGGACGTGGTCTATAACCACACCAGCGCCTGGGGCCAAGACCCACACTCGGTGCTCGACCGTATCGTGCCGGGCTATTACCACCGCTACGACGCCGACGGCCGCGTCGCGCATTCGACCTGCTGCGCCAACACCGCGACCGAGCACGCGATGATGGCCAAGCTCATGATCGATTCGGCCGAGCTATGGGTGCGTCACTACCGTATCGATTCGTTCCGCTTCGACCTGATGGGCCATCAGCCGCGTGCGGCGATGGTCGCGTTGCAGGCGCGCGTGGACGCCGCGGCCGGGCGCCCGGTGCAGCTGCTGGGCGAAGGTTGGAACTTCGGCGAGGTCGCCGATGGCGCGCGCTTCGTGCAGGCCTCGCAGCGGTCGCTCGGAGGGACCGGCATCGGCAGTTTCAGCGACCGCGCCCGCGACGCGGTGCGCGGCGGCGCGCCCTCGGACAGCGGCGCGGCCTTGCACGCCCACCGTGGCTGGATCCACGGCCACGCCGATGCGGCGTTGCTGCGGCGCCAGGCCGAGCTGGTCCGCGTCGGCCTGGCCGGCACATTGCGCGACTACCGGCTGCCAGACGGCCGCACGCTCGCGCAGATCGACTACGCCGGCCAGCCGGCCGGCTTTGCGACCCAGCCGACCGAGGTCGTGAACTACGTCGAGAACCACGACAACCAGACATTGTTCGACATCAACGTGTTCCGCCTGCCGGCCGATGCCGACGCCGATGCGCGCGTCAACGCGCAGGTGCTGGCCATCGCCACCACCGCGTTCAGCCAGGGCATCGCCTACCTGCACGCCGGCGTCGAGCTGCTGCGCTCCAAGTCGCTGGACCGCAACAGCTTCGACTCGGGCGACTGGTTCAACCGCATCGACTGGACCGGCGCTACACACGGCTTCGGCACCGGCCTGCCGCCTGCGCCCGACAACAGCGCCAACTGGTCGCTGATGCGCCCGTTGCTGGCCGATGCGATGCGCATCCGCCCCGACCAGCGCGATGTGCTGCGCACGCGCGACATGAGCCTGGACCTGCTGCGCATCCGCGCCAGTACGCCGCTGTTCCGCCTGCCCGACGCCGCGCAGGTCCAGGCCCGCCTGCGTTTTCCCGGCGCCGATGCCGACCCCGAACTCGTCGCCGGGCACCTGGACGGCCGCGGGCTGGCCGATGCCGGCTTTGCCGACGTGCTCTACGCGATCAACGTCGCCGATGAGGCGCGCACGCTCGATGCGCCCGAGCTTGCCGGGCGCGCGTGGACCCTGCATCCGGTGCACCGCGCGCCCGAGGCGGCCGATCCACGTCCGCGCGACGCCGCCCGGATCGACGCCGCGCGCGGCCGCTTCACCGTGCCGCCGCGCACGGCGCTCGTCTTCGTCGTGCCGACGGACGCGTGA
- a CDS encoding 2,3-dihydro-2,3-dihydroxybenzoate dehydrogenase, whose translation MQLTGFEGRIALVTGAAGGIGAAVVDLLRASGATVIATDVRAPELAAASGVAPAHAFALDVTDAAAVDALIAQVEADVGPIDLAAHVAGVLSTTPVLETSDAEWRRTFAVNADGVFHVGRALARVMAPRRRGALVVVGSNAAGIPRHAMSAYAASKAAATMFVRCLGLELAPLGIRCNLVAPGSTRTPMQTGMWADANGEAKVIAGSLATFKSGIPLGKLAEPMDVANAAMFLLSEQAGHIAMQDLYVDGGATLRA comes from the coding sequence ATGCAACTCACAGGATTCGAAGGCCGGATCGCGCTGGTCACCGGCGCGGCCGGCGGCATCGGCGCCGCCGTGGTGGATCTGCTGCGCGCCAGCGGCGCGACAGTGATCGCGACCGACGTGCGCGCGCCCGAACTCGCCGCGGCGAGCGGCGTCGCGCCGGCCCATGCGTTCGCGCTCGATGTAACCGACGCGGCGGCGGTCGATGCGCTCATCGCGCAGGTGGAGGCCGATGTCGGGCCGATCGACCTCGCCGCGCATGTTGCCGGCGTGCTGTCGACGACCCCGGTGCTGGAGACTAGCGATGCGGAGTGGCGGCGCACGTTCGCGGTCAATGCCGACGGCGTGTTCCACGTCGGTCGCGCACTCGCCCGGGTCATGGCGCCACGCCGCCGCGGCGCGCTGGTCGTCGTCGGGTCCAACGCCGCAGGTATCCCGCGCCATGCGATGTCGGCCTACGCGGCGTCGAAGGCCGCGGCGACGATGTTCGTGCGCTGTCTGGGGCTGGAGCTCGCGCCGCTGGGCATCCGCTGCAACTTGGTTGCGCCGGGGTCCACGCGCACGCCGATGCAGACCGGGATGTGGGCCGATGCCAACGGTGAGGCCAAGGTCATCGCCGGCAGTCTGGCGACGTTCAAGAGCGGCATCCCGCTCGGCAAGCTCGCCGAGCCGATGGACGTGGCGAATGCCGCGATGTTTCTGCTGTCCGAGCAGGCCGGCCATATCGCGATGCAGGACCTGTACGTCGACGGCGGGGCGACGCTGCGGGCCTGA
- a CDS encoding amino acid adenylation domain-containing protein, giving the protein MAEAVKASVASVAGDWPLTQAQSGLWYAQRLAPDNPAFNTAHALWIDGALDVDAFVRAAEQAAAEASALSLRMRDTAEGPRMDVDPEHLPPLEVVDLSRTDAPERAARAAMARDRDTPVDPTRDRLALQRLYTLGDDRFVWYLRVHHLATDGYGMALLTERVLALYGAARGGADAGAPFAPLEAAIAEDAAYAVSDKCRQDAAYWRQALAGMPAVSGLGAGFAPAAHGCHRLSVGLDAALRAGLLALAQRLEQPWPDVLTALAAEYCRRMAGQAEAVVGVPYMGRLGSASARVPAMVMNVLPLRVPAMPGASLADFVQATARALVRGRRHGRYRGEQLRRDLGLIGGQRRLHGPLVNVQPFYRPPRLHGAQVRLEILGTGPIDDVTIGFRGDGATALELEFEANPDLYGADEIAAHAQRLQAFLAAACTADGIDDIPLATADEARRALVDFNATAHPLPDMTLAALIEAAMAATPDAPALAFGDTTLTYAELDRRTRALARALQARGLGRDDVVAVALPRSLELVVALVAVLRAGGAYLPLDLAHPDERLARILRSAQPLCVLAARDTAPRWPSDVPLFAPDDWPAFGVTGMGSEPSPASGRGLGGGERRDAPGPHPSPSAPTSPARGGGGTADVPFVSPAQPGDAAYVIYTSGSTGEPKGVVVEHRAIVNRLEWMRTHYRIDASDRILQKTPATFDVSVWEFFLPLIAGAVLDVAPPDAHRDPVALARLIRERGITTLHFVPSMLAAFLAAPDADGLAVRRVFCSGEALDADLRDRFHRSVRAELHNLYGPTEAAVDVSFWPAGADDTSRPVPIGFPVWNTQLDVLDARMRPLPPGVVGDLYLGGVQLARGYLGRADLTAERFIADPHRPGGRLYRTGDLARWRADGAVEFLGRSDHQVKLRGLRIELGEIEAAIVASGQAAQAAVIVREDRAGDRRLVGYLQPVDAGAFDAEALRTAVAAQVPDYMVPAAFVALDTWPVTANGKLDRDALPAPAFDAGAFVAPRTPTEAAVAGLFAQALGVARVGGDGDFFALGGDSLSAVHLLLSIQRRFGRDPGLGALFATPTVAGIAALLDADEATPDDGLGPTIALARGDAAPARAPLFVVHPAGGIAWCYRELARALRPRRDVHGLQSPALDLAQPLPGSIDALADDYARRVAALQPTGPLHLLGWSVGGILAQAMAVRLRALGREVGLLTLLDAYPSECWRAEPEPDAVDALRALLAIAGYDPDRHPELRSREAIVEFLRRGDSALGNLPGHVLDGVVRAVVDTNRLVRRHHHTRYDGTLLHVRAGLDHVDRPQLQSALWQAHAARVEAVELPFRHGELTGRDATAAIAPLLDARLAAFDPRP; this is encoded by the coding sequence ATGGCCGAGGCGGTGAAGGCGTCCGTGGCGTCGGTCGCCGGCGATTGGCCGTTGACCCAGGCGCAGTCGGGCCTGTGGTATGCGCAGCGGTTGGCGCCGGACAACCCGGCGTTCAACACCGCGCATGCGCTGTGGATCGACGGGGCGCTGGACGTGGACGCGTTCGTGCGCGCGGCCGAGCAGGCCGCGGCCGAGGCGTCGGCGTTGTCGCTGCGCATGCGCGATACCGCCGAGGGTCCGCGGATGGACGTCGATCCCGAGCATCTGCCGCCATTGGAGGTGGTCGATCTGTCGCGTACGGACGCGCCCGAGCGCGCTGCGCGGGCGGCGATGGCGCGTGACCGCGATACGCCGGTCGACCCGACGCGCGACCGGCTTGCGCTGCAGCGGCTGTACACGCTCGGCGACGACCGGTTCGTCTGGTACCTGCGCGTGCACCACCTGGCGACCGACGGCTACGGCATGGCGCTGCTGACCGAACGCGTGCTGGCCCTGTACGGGGCCGCGCGAGGCGGGGCCGACGCGGGCGCGCCGTTCGCGCCGCTCGAGGCCGCGATCGCCGAGGACGCGGCCTACGCCGTGTCGGACAAATGCCGTCAGGACGCTGCCTACTGGCGCCAGGCGTTGGCCGGTATGCCGGCGGTCTCCGGCCTCGGCGCGGGCTTCGCGCCGGCCGCGCATGGCTGTCATCGCCTGAGTGTCGGCCTCGATGCTGCGTTGCGCGCCGGCCTGCTTGCGCTTGCGCAGCGGCTCGAACAGCCCTGGCCGGACGTGTTGACCGCGCTGGCCGCCGAGTACTGCCGGCGCATGGCCGGGCAGGCGGAGGCGGTAGTCGGGGTGCCGTACATGGGCCGACTGGGCAGCGCAAGCGCGCGGGTGCCGGCGATGGTCATGAACGTGCTGCCGCTGCGCGTGCCGGCGATGCCCGGCGCGTCGCTGGCCGACTTCGTGCAGGCGACCGCGCGCGCGTTGGTGCGCGGGCGACGCCACGGCCGCTATCGTGGCGAGCAGTTGCGCCGCGACCTCGGCTTGATCGGCGGCCAGCGCCGCCTGCATGGCCCGCTGGTCAACGTGCAGCCGTTCTACCGGCCGCCGCGGTTGCATGGCGCGCAGGTGCGGCTGGAGATCCTGGGGACCGGACCGATCGACGATGTGACGATCGGCTTCCGCGGCGACGGGGCGACCGCGCTCGAACTGGAGTTCGAGGCCAATCCGGATCTGTACGGCGCCGACGAGATCGCCGCGCACGCGCAGCGGTTGCAGGCGTTTCTCGCCGCGGCCTGCACGGCCGATGGCATCGATGACATCCCGTTGGCGACAGCGGACGAGGCGCGGCGCGCGCTGGTGGACTTCAACGCGACCGCGCACCCGCTGCCCGATATGACGCTGGCTGCATTGATCGAGGCGGCAATGGCGGCGACACCAGACGCGCCGGCGCTGGCCTTCGGCGACACCACGCTGACCTACGCCGAGCTCGATCGCCGGACCCGCGCTCTGGCGCGCGCACTGCAGGCGCGCGGACTCGGCCGCGACGATGTTGTCGCGGTCGCACTGCCGCGCTCGCTGGAGCTCGTGGTCGCCCTGGTCGCGGTGCTGCGCGCCGGCGGCGCCTACCTGCCGCTCGACCTTGCGCACCCGGACGAGCGGCTCGCCCGCATCCTGCGCTCGGCCCAGCCGCTTTGCGTGCTGGCTGCGCGCGACACCGCGCCGAGGTGGCCCAGCGACGTGCCGCTGTTCGCGCCGGACGACTGGCCCGCCTTCGGCGTGACTGGGATGGGAAGCGAACCCTCCCCCGCCAGCGGGCGAGGGCTGGGTGGGGGCGAACGCCGCGACGCGCCCGGCCCCCACCCGTCGCCTTCGGCGCCGACCTCCCCTGCACGCGGGGGAGGTGGAACTGCCGATGTGCCGTTCGTGTCCCCGGCACAGCCGGGCGATGCGGCCTACGTGATCTACACCTCGGGCTCGACCGGCGAGCCGAAGGGCGTCGTCGTCGAGCACCGCGCGATCGTCAACCGCCTGGAATGGATGCGCACGCATTACCGCATCGACGCGTCCGATCGCATCCTGCAAAAGACGCCGGCAACCTTCGATGTCTCGGTGTGGGAGTTCTTCCTGCCGTTGATCGCGGGCGCAGTGCTCGATGTCGCGCCGCCGGATGCGCATCGCGATCCGGTCGCGTTGGCCCGGCTGATCCGCGAGCGCGGCATCACCACGCTGCATTTCGTGCCGTCGATGTTGGCCGCGTTCCTGGCGGCGCCCGATGCCGACGGGCTGGCCGTGCGCCGGGTGTTCTGCAGCGGCGAGGCGCTGGATGCCGACCTGCGCGATCGCTTCCACCGCAGTGTGCGCGCCGAGTTGCATAACCTCTACGGGCCGACCGAAGCCGCGGTCGATGTGAGTTTCTGGCCGGCCGGCGCCGACGACACCTCGCGCCCGGTGCCAATCGGCTTCCCGGTCTGGAACACGCAGCTCGATGTGCTCGATGCGCGCATGCGCCCGCTGCCGCCCGGCGTCGTCGGTGACCTGTACCTGGGCGGCGTGCAGCTCGCGCGCGGCTACCTCGGTCGTGCCGACCTGACCGCCGAGCGGTTCATCGCCGATCCGCATCGGCCCGGTGGGCGTCTGTACCGCACCGGCGACCTCGCGCGCTGGCGCGCCGATGGTGCCGTCGAATTCCTCGGTCGCAGCGACCACCAGGTCAAGCTGCGTGGCCTGCGCATCGAACTGGGCGAGATCGAGGCGGCGATCGTCGCCAGCGGACAGGCCGCCCAGGCGGCGGTGATCGTGCGCGAGGACCGCGCCGGCGACCGACGCCTGGTCGGGTATCTGCAGCCGGTCGACGCCGGTGCGTTCGATGCCGAGGCGCTGCGCACGGCCGTCGCCGCGCAGGTGCCCGACTACATGGTGCCGGCCGCGTTCGTCGCGCTGGACACCTGGCCGGTGACGGCCAACGGCAAGCTCGACCGCGATGCGCTGCCGGCGCCGGCGTTCGATGCCGGGGCGTTCGTGGCGCCGCGCACCCCGACCGAGGCCGCGGTCGCCGGCTTGTTCGCGCAGGCGCTGGGCGTCGCGCGTGTCGGCGGCGATGGTGACTTCTTTGCGCTGGGCGGCGATTCCTTGTCGGCGGTGCACCTGCTGCTGTCGATCCAGCGCCGGTTCGGTCGCGATCCGGGCCTCGGCGCGTTGTTCGCGACGCCGACGGTGGCCGGCATCGCCGCGCTGCTCGATGCCGACGAGGCCACGCCCGATGACGGTCTTGGCCCGACGATCGCGCTGGCGCGCGGTGATGCGGCGCCAGCGCGTGCGCCCCTGTTCGTTGTGCATCCTGCCGGTGGCATCGCGTGGTGCTACCGGGAGCTGGCACGCGCCCTGCGTCCCCGGCGCGACGTCCACGGTCTGCAGTCGCCGGCGCTGGATCTGGCGCAGCCGCTGCCCGGCAGCATCGACGCGCTGGCCGACGACTACGCCCGCCGCGTGGCCGCGCTGCAGCCGACTGGCCCGCTGCACCTGCTTGGCTGGTCGGTCGGCGGCATCCTCGCCCAGGCGATGGCGGTGCGGCTGCGGGCGCTCGGTCGCGAGGTCGGCCTGCTCACATTGCTCGATGCCTATCCCAGCGAGTGCTGGCGCGCCGAGCCCGAGCCTGATGCGGTCGATGCGCTGCGGGCGTTGCTGGCGATCGCCGGTTACGATCCGGACCGCCATCCCGAGCTGCGCAGCCGCGAGGCGATCGTCGAGTTCCTGCGCCGCGGCGACAGCGCGCTCGGCAACCTGCCGGGCCACGTGCTCGACGGCGTGGTGCGTGCGGTCGTCGACACCAATCGGCTCGTGCGCCGGCACCACCACACGCGCTATGACGGCACACTGCTGCATGTGCGCGCCGGCCTCGACCACGTCGACCGGCCGCAGCTGCAGTCGGCGTTATGGCAGGCGCACGCGGCGCGGGTGGAGGCGGTCGAGTTGCCGTTCCGGCACGGCGAGTTGACCGGCCGCGACGCGACGGCGGCGATCGCGCCGCTGCTCGACGCGCGGCTGGCCGCCTTCGACCCACGCCCCTGA
- a CDS encoding phosphopantetheine-binding protein, whose translation MSDPLTLARMRADIARQLGEAPEDIGDDDNLMDLGLDSMRVLGLVMKWGESGLPLEFSHLAEHTTLAGWWRVVQDLQQKRV comes from the coding sequence ATGAGCGATCCCCTGACCTTGGCGCGCATGCGCGCCGACATCGCCCGACAGTTGGGCGAGGCGCCCGAGGATATCGGCGATGACGACAATCTGATGGATCTGGGCCTGGACTCGATGCGCGTGCTCGGTCTGGTGATGAAGTGGGGCGAGTCCGGCCTGCCGCTGGAGTTCTCGCACCTGGCAGAGCACACCACGCTGGCCGGTTGGTGGCGCGTGGTGCAGGACCTGCAGCAGAAGCGCGTCTGA
- a CDS encoding isochorismatase family protein, whose protein sequence is MGLPTIPVYPLPTAAELPAARGPWQPEADRLVLLVHDMQRYFLAAYEVQAAPIAPAIANLARLLAHARGRGIPVVYTAQRGNQDRRDRGLQADLWGPGMRAVPEHETIVDALAPADGDHVLVKHRYSAFQRSNLETLMRARGRDQVLITGIYAHIGVLSTATEAFQRDIQTFVAADAVADFTRADHDMALHWIARTCGVPLTTDRILELLR, encoded by the coding sequence ATGGGCCTTCCGACGATTCCTGTGTACCCGTTGCCGACGGCGGCCGAGTTGCCGGCCGCGCGTGGGCCGTGGCAGCCCGAGGCCGATCGCCTGGTGTTGCTGGTGCATGACATGCAGCGCTATTTCCTGGCGGCCTACGAGGTGCAGGCCGCGCCGATCGCGCCGGCGATTGCCAACCTGGCACGGTTGCTGGCGCATGCGCGCGGACGTGGTATTCCGGTGGTCTACACCGCGCAGCGCGGCAATCAGGATCGGCGCGATCGTGGGCTGCAGGCCGATCTGTGGGGCCCGGGCATGCGTGCGGTGCCCGAGCACGAGACGATCGTCGATGCGCTGGCGCCGGCCGATGGCGACCATGTGCTGGTCAAGCATCGTTACAGCGCGTTCCAGCGCAGCAACCTGGAGACGTTGATGCGGGCGCGCGGTCGCGACCAGGTGCTGATCACCGGGATCTACGCGCACATCGGCGTGCTTTCGACGGCGACCGAGGCGTTCCAGCGCGACATCCAGACGTTCGTCGCTGCTGATGCTGTCGCCGATTTCACCCGCGCCGACCATGACATGGCGCTGCATTGGATTGCGCGCACCTGCGGCGTGCCGCTGACCACCGACCGAATTCTGGAGCTGTTGCGATGA